AGGTTCTCGGTCAAATCCTCTGATGCAGAGCCCTCTCCCGCGGGAGAGGGCGTTTTCTTTACAGGTGCATCAGCTGACGAAACTCTTTCACCTTGCTGCGGCTTACCGGCACCTGAAAATCCAGATCCTTCAGACGCAAAATGTAGGTGTTGTTAAACCACGGTTCGATCTCGCGGATTTTGTTTAAATTTACGCAAAACGACCGGTGGCAGCGGAAAAAGTGTGCTGTCGGCAGCTTGCTGCAGAATTCGGTAATGTTCATCGCCATCACGTACGATTCCCGCCGCGTATAGACAAACGTCATCTTTTCGTGCGCTTCGGCGTAATAGATATCGTTGACCGGCGTCACGATGATGCGCTCGTCTTTGACCAGATTAATGGTGTCGTTTTCGCGTACCATTGGGGTGGCGCTAGCGGGAGCGGTCTGCTGCTGCCATGCGGCTTCCAGCTTTTGCAGCATGCTGACAATCCGCGACTCCTGATAAGGCTTAAGAATATAGTCAAACGCCTCCAGCTCGAAGGCCTCTACGGCGTGCTCTTTCCAGGCGGTAACGAAAACGATAAACGGCTTATGGGCAAACTGATTGATGTTTTGCGCCAGCAATACGCCATCCAGCGACGGGATATTGATATCCAGGAAAATCGCATCGACCCGGTTATGCTGCAAAAATTTCAGTACGTCCAGACCATCATCAAACGTGCCTACAATCTCCATCTGGCTGTGGGTTTTGATAATCCAGGTGAGCTCCTGCTGAGCCAGGAATTCATCTTCTACGATGATAACTTTCATGGGTTACTCCACCTGGGGCAACAGTGATGTCGTCGTATGCGCGCGCGAGCGCGCATTCGGGACGTAAAAAGCAATTTCGGTGCCCGGCTCAAGACGTTGAATATGCAGACCGTCGCCGTAAAGCAGCTTGACCCGGTGGTGCACGTTCAGCAGACCGATTTTATTCCCCGGCATCTCGTTAGACTCCACGCGCTCAATGACTTTTGGATCAATCCCGTGGCCGGTATCGCGCACGGCAATCCGCACCCGGTTGCCGCTTTCGGTGACGCTAATGGTGACGACGCCTTTGCCTTTACAGGGCTGAATACCGTGAACAATCGCGTTTTCGACCAGCGGCTGAATAAGCAGGCTCGGGATCACGCAGTTGACCTCTTCATCAATATCGTAAATGACCGTGAGCTTGTCGCCAAAGCGGGCCTGCTCAATCGCGATGTAGTCCTTGATCTGATACAGCTCTTTTTTGATGTCGATCTGCTCGTCATCTTTCAGCTCGATGTTGTAGCGCAGATAGCGCGACAGGTTAAAAATCAGCTGGCGCGCGGTGTCCGGATTAAGGCGAATGGACGAGGAGATAGCGTTCAGCGCGTTAAACAGGAAATGGGGATTGATTTTACTCTGCAGCGCGCGCAGCTCTGCCTTATTTGCCATCTCGCGCAGCTGTTCCGCCCGCGAAACCTCAAGCTGGGTGGAGATTATCTGCGACAGGCCGATGGCCATCTCCTGCAGCGTCGAGGTGATCTGATGCGCGTGGCAATAATAAATTTTCAGCGTGCCCGTCACGACGCCTTTCTCCCACAGCGGGATGACCAGCATCGAGTGGATTTCCGGCGTTCGGTGGGCTTCATCATTGTTTTTAATAATGATTTTACCGTAGTTAATCGCCTGTCTGGTGGTCGGGCTTATGGTGTCATCGTTGTCGCGATAGTTGTGCTCCCCGACGCCAACGTAGGCCAGCACGTGGTCAATATTGGTGATGGCGACGGCGTCAGCGTGGATGTCATGGCGAATGATCTCGCAGACCTGACGCAACGATTCCGCGTTAACGTGGCGGAAGAGAGGCAGCGTTTTGTTGGCGATATCCAGCGCCAGCTTGGCCTGACGGGCGGCGCTGGCCTCTTTTTCCCCTTCAACGCTTTGCACCAGCAGCACGATAAAACCGATGCACACGCTGCCCAGGATCATCGGAATACCGATTTTCGAGACGATATCCAGCCCCAGCTCGGTGGTGGGAGCCCAGACGACGACCAGGATCATGGTCAGCGTTTCGCACACCATGCCTGCGACGATCCCGGCGCGCCAGCGCTGTTTTTTCGGTATTTTGCGGCTGATCCAGCCGGAAAGCACCCCGGCGATAATGCTGGTGATAAAGCACGGCACCGCCGTTACGCCACCGATATCAATCAGATAGCGGTGCGTCCCGGCAATCAGGCCGGTGATAACGCCCACCCACGGACCAAACAAAATCCCGCCGGACATGACGGCGATAATGCGCACGTTAACCAGCGAACCCTCTACCGGCACGCCGGACCAGGTGCTGAACAGGGCGAACAGCGAAAAGATGGCGGTAACGGCCAGTAGCTCTTTTGGCGAGTGGGCTGATTTGTGCAGCAGCTCGCGAAACAGGCGAATGCGAATGAGGAAGAACAGGCAAATCAGCATTAATGCCGCACGGTCAAAAACCGCCAGCAGCATAGTGAATATTTCGTGCACGAGTAGACCTGGGAAAACGGGAAAGAACCATGATAAAAAACCTGGCGCGTATTGACCAGCTATCCGTCAGGTTTATCAAATGAGGAAAAACCATAATTTTGAAAGGGGATTATCTGGCGATGACCGAGGCGTCCTGTTTTTTTCTGAACGGCGAATCATCAGGTAACTGGTTTGATATCATCCTGTTAAATAACAGCTATCAGACAGCCTATCCCGAAACAGGGGCTTCCGCTTTTAGGCGCAGCCGAGTTCCGGTTTTTAGTCGAGCGCTTTTTTTTCATTTCCCTCTCGACAGCATGATTTTTTTCAGGTTATTTTCTAAACATGCCACATCAGTGGCAGCGTCGCTCGGACGGTCCGGGCGCTAACGTTAATCTGAGGAATCTATGGCTGAATTCAGTCCTGAACGCCGTTTTACGCGTATCGATCGTCTCCCCCCTTATGTTTTCAATATCACTGCTGAACTGAAAATGGCTGCGCGTCGGCGTGGCGAAGATATTATCGATTTCAGCATGGGTAACCCTGACGGCCCAACGCCACCGCATATCGTTGAAAAGCTCTGCACGGTTGCCCAGCGCCCGGATACGCACGGCTACTCGACCTCTCGCGGTATTCCCAGGTTACGTCGCGCGATCTCGCGCTGGTATCAGGATCGCTATCAGGTTGATATCGATCCGGAAAGTGAAGCGATTGTCACCATCGGCTCGAAAGAGGGGCTGGCACACCTGATGCTGGCCACGCTGGATCATGGCGACACGGTGCTGGTGCCTAATCCAAGCTATCCGATCCATATCTACGGTGCGGTAATTGCCGGGGCGCAGGTCCGTTCTGTGCCGCTGGTGGAAGGTGTCGATTTCTTTAACGAACTGGAACGTGCGATTCGCGAAAGCTATCCGAAACCCAAGATGATGATCCTCGGTTTCCCGTCGAACCCAACGGCGCAGTGCGTGGAGCTTGATTTCTTCGAGAAAGTTGTCGCCCTGGCCAAGCGTTATGACGTGCTGGTGGTTCACGATTTAGCCTATGCAGATATCGTCTATGACGGCTGGAAAGCCCCGTCGATTATGCAGGTCCCGGGCGCGCGTGATGTGGCGGTAGAGTTCTTCACCCTGTCGAAAAGCTACAACATGGCGGGCTGGCGCATTGGCTTTATGGTGGGTAACAAAACGCTGGTGAGTGCCCTGGCGCGCATTAAGAGTTACCACGACTACGGTACCTTCACGCCGCTGCAGGTCGCCGCTATCGCTGCCCTGGAAGGCGACCAGCAGTGCGTCCACGAGATTGCCGCCCAGTAT
This region of Enterobacter asburiae genomic DNA includes:
- a CDS encoding LytR/AlgR family response regulator transcription factor codes for the protein MKVIIVEDEFLAQQELTWIIKTHSQMEIVGTFDDGLDVLKFLQHNRVDAIFLDINIPSLDGVLLAQNINQFAHKPFIVFVTAWKEHAVEAFELEAFDYILKPYQESRIVSMLQKLEAAWQQQTAPASATPMVRENDTINLVKDERIIVTPVNDIYYAEAHEKMTFVYTRRESYVMAMNITEFCSKLPTAHFFRCHRSFCVNLNKIREIEPWFNNTYILRLKDLDFQVPVSRSKVKEFRQLMHL
- the alaC gene encoding alanine transaminase, yielding MAEFSPERRFTRIDRLPPYVFNITAELKMAARRRGEDIIDFSMGNPDGPTPPHIVEKLCTVAQRPDTHGYSTSRGIPRLRRAISRWYQDRYQVDIDPESEAIVTIGSKEGLAHLMLATLDHGDTVLVPNPSYPIHIYGAVIAGAQVRSVPLVEGVDFFNELERAIRESYPKPKMMILGFPSNPTAQCVELDFFEKVVALAKRYDVLVVHDLAYADIVYDGWKAPSIMQVPGARDVAVEFFTLSKSYNMAGWRIGFMVGNKTLVSALARIKSYHDYGTFTPLQVAAIAALEGDQQCVHEIAAQYKRRRDVLVKGLHEAGWMVEMPKASMYVWAKIPEPYAAMGSLEFAKKLLQDAKVCVSPGIGFGDYGDTHVRFALIENSDRIRQAVRGIKSMFRADGLLTSKSVAEHPASS
- a CDS encoding sensor histidine kinase gives rise to the protein MHEIFTMLLAVFDRAALMLICLFFLIRIRLFRELLHKSAHSPKELLAVTAIFSLFALFSTWSGVPVEGSLVNVRIIAVMSGGILFGPWVGVITGLIAGTHRYLIDIGGVTAVPCFITSIIAGVLSGWISRKIPKKQRWRAGIVAGMVCETLTMILVVVWAPTTELGLDIVSKIGIPMILGSVCIGFIVLLVQSVEGEKEASAARQAKLALDIANKTLPLFRHVNAESLRQVCEIIRHDIHADAVAITNIDHVLAYVGVGEHNYRDNDDTISPTTRQAINYGKIIIKNNDEAHRTPEIHSMLVIPLWEKGVVTGTLKIYYCHAHQITSTLQEMAIGLSQIISTQLEVSRAEQLREMANKAELRALQSKINPHFLFNALNAISSSIRLNPDTARQLIFNLSRYLRYNIELKDDEQIDIKKELYQIKDYIAIEQARFGDKLTVIYDIDEEVNCVIPSLLIQPLVENAIVHGIQPCKGKGVVTISVTESGNRVRIAVRDTGHGIDPKVIERVESNEMPGNKIGLLNVHHRVKLLYGDGLHIQRLEPGTEIAFYVPNARSRAHTTTSLLPQVE